The genome window ATAAGGGGCATAAATGCAACTGAAATAAGCACCTGTTCATTTTGTTTTCTTTTATTAATAAACATTTTTCTTTTTTCAGTCCTTAAACATACAGGGCATATTATAGGCTATCTACCAAGCAAAGATAATATTGTTTTAATATTTCCTTTTAAAAATATTAGCTATATGTTTTCTTTAATTTAAAATATTTGTATTTTTGAAAACCGTTTACAATCGCTTACAAATAGATTGTATACGGACATACTGCAACACAAATGTTGGCACCAAGTGTGACATACAGTGCAAATTGAAAATTAAAGTGAGAAAAAATAACAGATAAAAAAGAGCAAAATGACAAAAAACATTGAACCAAATCTAAAACCGATTAGCGGATACCTAAAACTTGGAAAATCCGAAAATTTTGTAATTCCAGAATATCAACGCAGTTATTCTTGGGGTATTTCACACTGTGATAAATTGTGGCAAGATATTGAAACATTTATTTCTTCAAACGCCAGTGACCCCTATTTTTTTGGTACAATCATAGTGGATTGCTCAAAACCCAATAGATTAAGTTTAATTGACGGACAGCAACGGACAACGACATTTTTGTTATTGCTTAAGGCTTTGTTGATAAGATTGAATTTTGTCATAATTGAAACTCCAAACGATGAAGATTCAGCTGCTTTGAAAGCTGGACTTATTGCAAAAAGGAATCTAATTATGAAAATTTTATATAAAGCCGAAGATGAAGAAATTCCTTTAATGTTGAAAGATAATACTAAGTCCCAAAACATAGTGATAATTGAAAACACCTCTATTAATGAGTTGCATTTAGAAGAAGTAAAGAAAATTATTGAAGCAACGGACTTTCATACTGCTGAGCAAAATGTTTATAAGATTCCGCGCAAGCAAAAGGACAATAAATACACTAATCACTTCCGTAATTTTAAATACTTCTACAACAAGTTACAAGAAAAAAGCGATGCCCAATTGAATCAATTTGCAAGAATATTTTTGGATAATTGCCAAGTAATTGAAATCAGAAGTTGGGATATAGAACAAGCAATCACAATGTTTAATTCTCTTAATTCTACTGGACTTCCTCTTGCAGATGCAGATATTATTTCGGCTTTACTATATTCAAAGTCAGGAGAAGACAGAAATGAATTTAAAGAGCAATGGGAAAGTATTAACAAATTGGCGTACGAATTAAACACCAAAAAAATTATTGACATCGACTCGGTATTACAACAATTTATGTATATCAATCGTGCCTTA of Bacteroidales bacterium contains these proteins:
- a CDS encoding DUF262 domain-containing protein; this encodes MTKNIEPNLKPISGYLKLGKSENFVIPEYQRSYSWGISHCDKLWQDIETFISSNASDPYFFGTIIVDCSKPNRLSLIDGQQRTTTFLLLLKALLIRLNFVIIETPNDEDSAALKAGLIAKRNLIMKILYKAEDEEIPLMLKDNTKSQNIVIIENTSINELHLEEVKKIIEATDFHTAEQNVYKIPRKQKDNKYTNHFRNFKYFYNKLQEKSDAQLNQFARIFLDNCQVIEIRSWDIEQAITMFNSLNSTGLPLADADIISALLYSKSGEDRNEFKEQWESINKLAYELNTKKIIDIDSVLQQFMYINRALNKEYVTTKGDGKESVDVTTPGLRKYYKDEDDFGIKSPRNLLHNPLGLCKNLNKITKIWNVVEDYPIVKLLLKCNENAKLFLSGYLYRFDTEEITEENVLDICEILLRLFTVLELSDSGYSSAKFKSFLFAENIKLVDKNISIETIKNNFNQHISRNWTEDSIKESIFEYDKNLLVFINEYAFSKSKSVNFDFAENVNIEHIMPASGRNITTIQTDAGINNKEEFNGIVNKLGNKILLEEDINKSIGREWFKTKKQNSIKDKSGYKDSGYAIAQALTKYPNDTWTKDDIDKATNKAVERIVKFIFNK